In Canis lupus baileyi chromosome X, mCanLup2.hap1, whole genome shotgun sequence, one DNA window encodes the following:
- the FTSJ1 gene encoding tRNA (cytidine(32)/guanosine(34)-2'-O)-methyltransferase isoform X3 translates to MAVARLRCPAGEGRREVRLPCCSRIVWVAGADWAAGAKVPGQTACEMGRTSKDKRDVYYRLAKENGWRARSAFKLLQLDEEFHLFQGVTRAVDLCAAPGSWSQVLSQKIGGQGSGHVVAVDLQAMAPLPGVLQIQGDITQVRLSTAKEIIQHFEGCPADLVVCDGAPDVTGLHDVDEYMQAQLLLAALNIATHVLKPGGCFVAKIFRGRDVTLIYSQLRVFFSNVLCAKPRSSRNSSIEAFAVCQGYDPPEGFLPDLTKPLLDHSYDFNQLDGPTRIIVPFVTCGDLSSYDSDRSYPLDLEDGSEYKYTPPTQPPISPPYQEACTLKKKGRLAKELRPQDCPISTVDTLSQPLAAPQRHTLLAPEVRKPVAQGPLCPFSEPTVEDSEMNCSP, encoded by the exons ATGGCTGTGGCACGCCTGCGCTGTCCCGCTGgcgagggaaggagggaagttcGCCTTCCGTGCTGCAGCCGCATAGTCTGGGTGGCTGGTGCCGATTGGGCTGCAGGCGCCAAG GTCCCTGGGCAAACAGCGTGTGAGATGGGACGGACATCGAAGGACAAGCGGGATGTCTACTACCGCCTGGCCAAGGAGAATGGCTGGCGTGCCCGCAGTGCCTTCAAGCTGCTACAACTTGACGAGGAATTCCATCTCTTCCAAG GCGTGACACGGGCAGTTGACCTGTGCGCAGCCCCAGGCAGCTGGAGCCAGGTGCTGAGTCAGAAAATTGG GGGCCAGGGTTCCGGCCATGTGGTGGCTGTGGACCTTCAGGCTATGGCTCCGTTACCAGGTGTGTTACAGATCCAAGGGGACATCACCCAGGTAAGA CTGTCCACTGCCAAGGAGATCATCCAGCACTTTGAGGGCTGCCCAGCGGACCTAGTGGTGTGTGACGGGGCTCCTGATG TAACTGGCCTCCATGATGTTGATGAATATATGCAGGCCCAGCTCCTCCTAGCC GCTCTGAATATTGCTAcacatgtcttgaagccagggGGATGCTTTGTAGCCAAG ATCTTCCGAGGCCGGGATGTGACCCTGATCTACAGCCAGCTGCGAGTCTTCTTCTCTAATGTGCTCTGTGCTAAGCCCAGGAGCAGCCGCAACTCCAGCATAG AGGCCTTCGCTGTCTGTCAGGGTTATGACCCCCCTGAAGGCTTCCTTCCAGACCTGACCAAACCCCTGCTGGACCATTCGTACG ATTTCAACCAATTAGATGGTCCCACTCGCATCATTGTGCCATTTGTGACCTGTGGAGACCTGAGCTCCTATGATTCAGACCGCAGTTACCCACTGGAC CTAGAGGACGGCTCAGAATATAAGTACACTCCACCCACGCAGCCCCCCATCTCGCCACCGTACCAGGAGGCCTGCACGTTGAAGAAGAAGGGGCGGCTGGCCAAGGAGCTCCGCCCCCAGGACTGCCCCATCAGCACAGTGGACACGCTGTCCCAGCCCCTGGCGGCCCCACAGCGCCACACCCTGCTGGCCCCTGAGGTCCGGAAACCTGTGGCCCAGGGCCCTCTGTGCCCTTTCTCTGAGCCCACA GTGGAAGACAGTGAAATGAATTGTTCGCCTTAA
- the FTSJ1 gene encoding tRNA (cytidine(32)/guanosine(34)-2'-O)-methyltransferase isoform X4 has protein sequence MAVARLRCPAGEGRREVRLPCCSRIVWVAGADWAAGAKVPGQTACEMGRTSKDKRDVYYRLAKENGWRARSAFKLLQLDEEFHLFQGVTRAVDLCAAPGSWSQVLSQKIGGQGSGHVVAVDLQAMAPLPGVLQIQGDITQVRLSTAKEIIQHFEGCPADLVVCDGAPDVTGLHDVDEYMQAQLLLAALNIATHVLKPGGCFVAKIFRGRDVTLIYSQLRVFFSNVLCAKPRSSRNSSIEAFAVCQGYDPPEGFLPDLTKPLLDHSYDPDFNQLDGPTRIIVPFVTCGDLSSYDSDRSYPLDLEDGSEYKYTPPTQPPISPPYQEACTLKKKGRLAKELRPQDCPISTVDTLSQPLAAPQRHTLLAPEVEDSEMNCSP, from the exons ATGGCTGTGGCACGCCTGCGCTGTCCCGCTGgcgagggaaggagggaagttcGCCTTCCGTGCTGCAGCCGCATAGTCTGGGTGGCTGGTGCCGATTGGGCTGCAGGCGCCAAG GTCCCTGGGCAAACAGCGTGTGAGATGGGACGGACATCGAAGGACAAGCGGGATGTCTACTACCGCCTGGCCAAGGAGAATGGCTGGCGTGCCCGCAGTGCCTTCAAGCTGCTACAACTTGACGAGGAATTCCATCTCTTCCAAG GCGTGACACGGGCAGTTGACCTGTGCGCAGCCCCAGGCAGCTGGAGCCAGGTGCTGAGTCAGAAAATTGG GGGCCAGGGTTCCGGCCATGTGGTGGCTGTGGACCTTCAGGCTATGGCTCCGTTACCAGGTGTGTTACAGATCCAAGGGGACATCACCCAGGTAAGA CTGTCCACTGCCAAGGAGATCATCCAGCACTTTGAGGGCTGCCCAGCGGACCTAGTGGTGTGTGACGGGGCTCCTGATG TAACTGGCCTCCATGATGTTGATGAATATATGCAGGCCCAGCTCCTCCTAGCC GCTCTGAATATTGCTAcacatgtcttgaagccagggGGATGCTTTGTAGCCAAG ATCTTCCGAGGCCGGGATGTGACCCTGATCTACAGCCAGCTGCGAGTCTTCTTCTCTAATGTGCTCTGTGCTAAGCCCAGGAGCAGCCGCAACTCCAGCATAG AGGCCTTCGCTGTCTGTCAGGGTTATGACCCCCCTGAAGGCTTCCTTCCAGACCTGACCAAACCCCTGCTGGACCATTCGTACG ATCCAGATTTCAACCAATTAGATGGTCCCACTCGCATCATTGTGCCATTTGTGACCTGTGGAGACCTGAGCTCCTATGATTCAGACCGCAGTTACCCACTGGAC CTAGAGGACGGCTCAGAATATAAGTACACTCCACCCACGCAGCCCCCCATCTCGCCACCGTACCAGGAGGCCTGCACGTTGAAGAAGAAGGGGCGGCTGGCCAAGGAGCTCCGCCCCCAGGACTGCCCCATCAGCACAGTGGACACGCTGTCCCAGCCCCTGGCGGCCCCACAGCGCCACACCCTGCTGGCCCCTGAG GTGGAAGACAGTGAAATGAATTGTTCGCCTTAA
- the FTSJ1 gene encoding tRNA (cytidine(32)/guanosine(34)-2'-O)-methyltransferase isoform X13, translating to MGRTSKDKRDVYYRLAKENGWRARSAFKLLQLDEEFHLFQGVTRAVDLCAAPGSWSQVLSQKIGGQGSGHVVAVDLQAMAPLPGVLQIQGDITQLSTAKEIIQHFEGCPADLVVCDGAPDVTGLHDVDEYMQAQLLLAALNIATHVLKPGGCFVAKIFRGRDVTLIYSQLRVFFSNVLCAKPRSSRNSSIEAFAVCQGYDPPEGFLPDLTKPLLDHSYDFNQLDGPTRIIVPFVTCGDLSSYDSDRSYPLDLEDGSEYKYTPPTQPPISPPYQEACTLKKKGRLAKELRPQDCPISTVDTLSQPLAAPQRHTLLAPEVEDSEMNCSP from the exons ATGGGACGGACATCGAAGGACAAGCGGGATGTCTACTACCGCCTGGCCAAGGAGAATGGCTGGCGTGCCCGCAGTGCCTTCAAGCTGCTACAACTTGACGAGGAATTCCATCTCTTCCAAG GCGTGACACGGGCAGTTGACCTGTGCGCAGCCCCAGGCAGCTGGAGCCAGGTGCTGAGTCAGAAAATTGG GGGCCAGGGTTCCGGCCATGTGGTGGCTGTGGACCTTCAGGCTATGGCTCCGTTACCAGGTGTGTTACAGATCCAAGGGGACATCACCCAG CTGTCCACTGCCAAGGAGATCATCCAGCACTTTGAGGGCTGCCCAGCGGACCTAGTGGTGTGTGACGGGGCTCCTGATG TAACTGGCCTCCATGATGTTGATGAATATATGCAGGCCCAGCTCCTCCTAGCC GCTCTGAATATTGCTAcacatgtcttgaagccagggGGATGCTTTGTAGCCAAG ATCTTCCGAGGCCGGGATGTGACCCTGATCTACAGCCAGCTGCGAGTCTTCTTCTCTAATGTGCTCTGTGCTAAGCCCAGGAGCAGCCGCAACTCCAGCATAG AGGCCTTCGCTGTCTGTCAGGGTTATGACCCCCCTGAAGGCTTCCTTCCAGACCTGACCAAACCCCTGCTGGACCATTCGTACG ATTTCAACCAATTAGATGGTCCCACTCGCATCATTGTGCCATTTGTGACCTGTGGAGACCTGAGCTCCTATGATTCAGACCGCAGTTACCCACTGGAC CTAGAGGACGGCTCAGAATATAAGTACACTCCACCCACGCAGCCCCCCATCTCGCCACCGTACCAGGAGGCCTGCACGTTGAAGAAGAAGGGGCGGCTGGCCAAGGAGCTCCGCCCCCAGGACTGCCCCATCAGCACAGTGGACACGCTGTCCCAGCCCCTGGCGGCCCCACAGCGCCACACCCTGCTGGCCCCTGAG GTGGAAGACAGTGAAATGAATTGTTCGCCTTAA
- the FTSJ1 gene encoding tRNA (cytidine(32)/guanosine(34)-2'-O)-methyltransferase isoform X12 — MGRTSKDKRDVYYRLAKENGWRARSAFKLLQLDEEFHLFQGVTRAVDLCAAPGSWSQVLSQKIGGQGSGHVVAVDLQAMAPLPGVLQIQGDITQLSTAKEIIQHFEGCPADLVVCDGAPDVTGLHDVDEYMQAQLLLAALNIATHVLKPGGCFVAKIFRGRDVTLIYSQLRVFFSNVLCAKPRSSRNSSIEAFAVCQGYDPPEGFLPDLTKPLLDHSYDPDFNQLDGPTRIIVPFVTCGDLSSYDSDRSYPLDLEDGSEYKYTPPTQPPISPPYQEACTLKKKGRLAKELRPQDCPISTVDTLSQPLAAPQRHTLLAPEVEDSEMNCSP; from the exons ATGGGACGGACATCGAAGGACAAGCGGGATGTCTACTACCGCCTGGCCAAGGAGAATGGCTGGCGTGCCCGCAGTGCCTTCAAGCTGCTACAACTTGACGAGGAATTCCATCTCTTCCAAG GCGTGACACGGGCAGTTGACCTGTGCGCAGCCCCAGGCAGCTGGAGCCAGGTGCTGAGTCAGAAAATTGG GGGCCAGGGTTCCGGCCATGTGGTGGCTGTGGACCTTCAGGCTATGGCTCCGTTACCAGGTGTGTTACAGATCCAAGGGGACATCACCCAG CTGTCCACTGCCAAGGAGATCATCCAGCACTTTGAGGGCTGCCCAGCGGACCTAGTGGTGTGTGACGGGGCTCCTGATG TAACTGGCCTCCATGATGTTGATGAATATATGCAGGCCCAGCTCCTCCTAGCC GCTCTGAATATTGCTAcacatgtcttgaagccagggGGATGCTTTGTAGCCAAG ATCTTCCGAGGCCGGGATGTGACCCTGATCTACAGCCAGCTGCGAGTCTTCTTCTCTAATGTGCTCTGTGCTAAGCCCAGGAGCAGCCGCAACTCCAGCATAG AGGCCTTCGCTGTCTGTCAGGGTTATGACCCCCCTGAAGGCTTCCTTCCAGACCTGACCAAACCCCTGCTGGACCATTCGTACG ATCCAGATTTCAACCAATTAGATGGTCCCACTCGCATCATTGTGCCATTTGTGACCTGTGGAGACCTGAGCTCCTATGATTCAGACCGCAGTTACCCACTGGAC CTAGAGGACGGCTCAGAATATAAGTACACTCCACCCACGCAGCCCCCCATCTCGCCACCGTACCAGGAGGCCTGCACGTTGAAGAAGAAGGGGCGGCTGGCCAAGGAGCTCCGCCCCCAGGACTGCCCCATCAGCACAGTGGACACGCTGTCCCAGCCCCTGGCGGCCCCACAGCGCCACACCCTGCTGGCCCCTGAG GTGGAAGACAGTGAAATGAATTGTTCGCCTTAA